The DNA sequence CCCGTGGTTTTGAGTGGTTTGCAAGGAAGAGGATGGAAATAAAATGTGATACCTGGGAACTCCGATCCTGATTTGACTGTGATTGAGCCTGATGTACTGCTTGGAGCCAGCCGCAAACCCTTCGTACCGGGTTCCCGTTTCCTCGCCGATCACGGTGGCTCTTCCAAACTCCTTCAAATACCGAGCGAGTGTACTTCCCGCCGAATAAGTCTGTCCGTCCACCAGCACATATATTGCTCCCTGAAACGCCCATTTGGAAGGCTTGGGAAATTTGTAGGTCCGTTCCTTGCCTGCCCAAGAAATGGTCCTTTTGAGAAAGGGAGCAGAGGCTCCAGCTTGTTGAATAAACGGCACTATTCCGTCCGCAAATTCATTCAAGCCGCCCGTATTTCCTCGAAGGTCAATCACCAGCTGTTGAATGTCCCGATCATGAAAGTCTTGAAATAAACCTTTATAAAGCTTTTTGGGGGTAACCCCATGCTTTTCCACGCGCCTACGGTCGAAGGATGGCAACGCCAAAACAGCAGATGCTCCTTTGAATTCCAACTGATAAAAGCCCGATGATTCGTCAGAAGCACCATCGGTCCTGGCAGAATTCAAGCGCTGGTAATTCGCTAGTTGAGCAGTTCTGGTCAAAGCCCGAATCCTGATTTCCTGTTGATTCCCCTCCAAGTCCCGAACCGTGAAATCATGCTCCTCCCTCTGATCGACAAACAGATAATACATCCATGAAAAACCCTCCTCGATCTTTCGATCTTGATAGGTGGTGATGGTGCCATCGGAGGGAAGGGTGGCATAGAGCTTTTTCAAGACCTCTACAGGCTCCCGTCCATTTATCCGAATAATTTCCGCCCCTTTCTTCAAAGACTGCTCCACAGAATTGTCAATCGCCACGAATAATCGCCCATCGATGATCTTTACCGAAATCGGCAGATACCGAAATTCATCGTTCAAGAATCCTGAATGGACCGTATCCTGCCAAGTACCCATAGCATAATGTCCTTCCTGTCCCAGTGAAGCCAGTTTGCTGGCGAATTGGAAAAACTGGATATAAGAAATGGAGTCCTCCGGAAGTCTAGCCAATAAATCCGTTGCAGCTTCCTCAAAGCCGGGCTGATAGGCATCTAGCGTAGGCTGATAATCCAGAATCGCTTGTTTGAGCTGCTGCAAATCCGCCAATGCCTGATCATGGGATAGATCTTGTGCCCACAATTGGGCGACAGGAAAAAGTAGCAGGAAGGAGAGTAAGAATTTCATGTCAGAAGAATGAATGTATCGGATGCTCAACCTTTCCAATATGCAGGAATTAGTCGTCAATTCATACTTCGATCCTCTGAATTCGATCCCACATAATTCAGATCACGACGTTTCATCCCTGAAAGAATCCTAGCCCCCCATCAAGCCCGGCAATTTCTTCGGCCATCATGATTTTACCCCCATTTTTCTACTTGTCCATCGTTTGTCCATAGTCAAAATTGGCGTTTACGCGGAATTATGGGGTATTCGGGAACATGTATTTCATGTCCAACCAATCC is a window from the Pontibacter sp. G13 genome containing:
- a CDS encoding S41 family peptidase — its product is MKFLLSFLLLFPVAQLWAQDLSHDQALADLQQLKQAILDYQPTLDAYQPGFEEAATDLLARLPEDSISYIQFFQFASKLASLGQEGHYAMGTWQDTVHSGFLNDEFRYLPISVKIIDGRLFVAIDNSVEQSLKKGAEIIRINGREPVEVLKKLYATLPSDGTITTYQDRKIEEGFSWMYYLFVDQREEHDFTVRDLEGNQQEIRIRALTRTAQLANYQRLNSARTDGASDESSGFYQLEFKGASAVLALPSFDRRRVEKHGVTPKKLYKGLFQDFHDRDIQQLVIDLRGNTGGLNEFADGIVPFIQQAGASAPFLKRTISWAGKERTYKFPKPSKWAFQGAIYVLVDGQTYSAGSTLARYLKEFGRATVIGEETGTRYEGFAAGSKQYIRLNHSQIRIGVPRYHILFPSSSLQTTQNHGLMPDLKVGVTVDTWLAGRDVVMEQVMEMMAGQVQDR